The following are encoded in a window of Chloroflexia bacterium SDU3-3 genomic DNA:
- a CDS encoding YajQ family cyclic di-GMP-binding protein translates to MPAESSFDVVSEFDRQELINAVDQARREISTRYDLKDSKTTIDLDDTSLTITTESDMHLTAVRDILLTKAIRRNLSVKIFDFGVVEEVSGPRARQVAKLQQGIPDDLAKKLQKLIREHAPKVQARIQGDSLRVASKSKDELQSVIHLLRERQDEFAVPLQFNNYR, encoded by the coding sequence ATGCCTGCAGAAAGTAGCTTCGATGTCGTGTCCGAGTTCGACCGCCAGGAGCTGATCAACGCCGTTGACCAGGCCCGGCGCGAGATCTCCACCCGCTACGACCTCAAAGATAGCAAGACCACCATCGACCTAGATGACACCTCGCTGACCATCACCACCGAGTCGGACATGCATCTGACGGCGGTGCGCGATATCCTGCTCACCAAGGCCATACGCCGCAACCTCTCGGTGAAGATCTTCGACTTCGGCGTGGTGGAAGAGGTCAGCGGGCCGCGCGCCCGCCAGGTGGCCAAGCTCCAGCAGGGCATCCCCGACGATCTGGCCAAGAAGCTCCAGAAGCTCATCCGCGAGCACGCGCCCAAGGTCCAGGCGCGCATCCAGGGCGACTCGCTGCGCGTGGCCAGCAAGAGCAAGGATGAGCTTCAATCTGTTATTCACCTGCTGCGCGAACGGCAAGATGAGTTCGCC
- a CDS encoding helix-turn-helix domain-containing protein: MSQLGERLRAAREAQGISVAQASAETRILPRYIVALEDGDYQHLPGDVYARGFIRNYAGYLGMGAEELIELYRVDRGSTDPIKVVATTSTPKIRGLFVPSFFGVFFVVIAFVCILYLVMNLTSTGGGSQLATGDVPTVAPTPEPLPTWGSVPTTAASDQPAVASQPTTPAATPPDQQVAGGAISTPTPTAQAQSAPIVGSVRIAPGDHKGSWIRITTDRKVIYEGALSASTIRDFSAQNSVRVRAGNAGVVYVTINGVEQGPLGSEGQVFDFAWPPQ; encoded by the coding sequence ATGAGTCAACTCGGCGAGCGGCTGCGTGCTGCACGCGAGGCGCAAGGCATCTCCGTGGCGCAGGCATCTGCCGAAACGCGCATCCTACCGCGCTACATCGTGGCGCTGGAGGACGGCGACTACCAGCACCTCCCTGGCGATGTCTACGCGCGGGGCTTTATCCGCAACTATGCCGGGTATCTCGGCATGGGCGCCGAGGAACTCATCGAGCTCTATCGTGTCGATCGGGGCAGCACCGACCCGATCAAGGTTGTCGCCACCACATCCACGCCCAAGATCCGCGGCCTGTTTGTGCCCAGCTTCTTCGGCGTGTTCTTCGTGGTGATCGCCTTCGTATGCATTCTCTACCTGGTGATGAACCTGACCAGCACCGGCGGCGGGTCGCAGCTGGCCACCGGCGACGTGCCCACCGTGGCCCCCACGCCCGAGCCGCTGCCCACCTGGGGCAGCGTGCCCACCACCGCAGCGTCGGATCAGCCCGCCGTGGCCAGCCAGCCCACCACGCCCGCAGCCACCCCGCCCGACCAGCAGGTGGCGGGCGGCGCGATCAGCACCCCCACGCCCACCGCGCAGGCGCAGAGCGCCCCGATCGTCGGGTCGGTGCGGATCGCCCCCGGCGACCACAAGGGCTCGTGGATCCGGATCACCACCGACCGCAAGGTGATCTACGAGGGCGCGCTGAGCGCCAGCACCATCCGCGACTTCAGCGCGCAGAACAGCGTGCGGGTGCGGGCCGGCAACGCCGGGGTGGTCTACGTCACCATCAACGGCGTCGAGCAGGGGCCGCTGGGCAGCGAGGGCCAGGTGTTCGACTTCGCGTGGCCGCCACAGTAG
- a CDS encoding CvpA family protein codes for MNIIDMLIIALVGISGLLGLYWGIIRQVLSVVGVLVGIVLASRYGGGVADWIEGFGPTGRVADILGFAAVFVAVTTASSLIASVLHQVAEVLFLGWADHLIGGLLGVAQGAIVATVILAILSAIPSEQVSSLLRDSQYAPNVIHLSQFVLALLPESLRMAAEVFFPKL; via the coding sequence ATGAATATCATCGACATGCTGATCATCGCCCTGGTGGGCATATCGGGCCTCCTGGGCCTCTACTGGGGGATCATCCGGCAGGTGCTGTCGGTGGTGGGCGTGCTTGTCGGTATCGTGCTGGCCAGCCGCTACGGCGGCGGCGTGGCCGACTGGATCGAGGGCTTCGGCCCCACCGGGCGCGTGGCCGACATCCTAGGCTTCGCGGCGGTGTTTGTGGCCGTCACCACCGCCAGCAGCCTGATCGCCTCGGTGCTGCACCAGGTGGCCGAAGTGCTGTTCTTGGGCTGGGCCGACCACCTGATCGGCGGGCTGCTGGGCGTGGCCCAAGGCGCGATCGTGGCCACGGTGATCCTAGCCATTCTCAGCGCCATCCCCAGCGAGCAGGTGAGCAGCCTGCTGCGCGACTCGCAGTATGCGCCAAATGTGATTCATCTATCACAGTTTGTGCTCGCGCTGCTGCCCGAGTCGCTGCGCATGGCCGCCGAGGTGTTCTTCCCAAAACTCTAG
- the dnaK gene encoding molecular chaperone DnaK — protein sequence MAKIVGIDLGTTNSVVAVMEGGDPVVIANAEGNRTTPSVIAFTKTGERLVGQTAKRQATINPENTLYSVKRFIGHNYDEVPTEREMVPFKVSKGARGDIRIHSTNTGKEYAPQEISAMVLQKLKTDAEAYLGEPVTQAVITVPAYFNDSQRQATKDAGKIAGLEVLRIINEPTAAALAYGLDKQKEEKILVFDLGGGTFDVSVLEVGDGVVEVKATNGDTHLGGDDYDQRVVDWLIDEFRKDQGIDLGKDRQALQRLKEAAEKAKIELSSMSQTEINLPFITADASGPKHLQLNITRAKFEQLTNDLTERLKGPFQQALRDAGITAGGLDEVVLVGGSTRMPVVQEMVRKITGKEPNKSVNPDEVVAIGAAIQAGVLGGEVKDVVLLDVTPLSLGVETMGGIMTRLIERNTTIPTRKSEIFSTAADGQTAVDIHILQGEREMAPDNMTLGRFRLEGIPSAPRGVPQIEVTFDIDANGILNVSAKDRATNKEQRITITASTNLNKDEIDRMVRDAESHASDDKRRRELVELKNQADSTTYQAEKTLGELGDKVDGVQKAKIEGLIKDLREAISQEDEMKMKSLSADLQQAIMQLGQAAYSQDGSAGGSSSAPKDDGVVEGEYTVE from the coding sequence ATGGCGAAGATTGTTGGCATCGACCTTGGAACCACAAACTCGGTTGTCGCGGTGATGGAAGGCGGCGACCCTGTTGTTATAGCCAATGCAGAGGGCAACCGCACCACCCCATCCGTGATCGCGTTCACCAAGACCGGCGAGCGCCTCGTTGGGCAGACGGCCAAGCGCCAGGCCACCATCAACCCCGAGAACACGCTGTACTCGGTCAAGCGCTTCATCGGCCACAACTACGACGAGGTGCCGACCGAGCGCGAGATGGTGCCGTTCAAGGTCTCGAAGGGCGCGCGCGGCGACATCCGCATCCACTCCACCAACACCGGCAAAGAGTACGCCCCGCAGGAGATCTCGGCCATGGTGCTGCAGAAGCTGAAGACCGACGCCGAAGCCTACCTGGGCGAGCCGGTGACGCAGGCCGTGATCACCGTGCCGGCCTACTTCAACGACAGCCAGCGCCAGGCCACCAAGGACGCGGGCAAGATCGCCGGCCTTGAGGTGCTGCGCATCATCAACGAGCCGACCGCTGCGGCGCTGGCCTACGGGCTGGACAAGCAGAAAGAGGAGAAGATCCTGGTCTTCGACCTCGGCGGCGGCACCTTCGACGTGTCGGTGCTGGAGGTGGGCGATGGCGTGGTGGAGGTGAAGGCCACCAACGGCGACACCCACCTGGGCGGCGACGACTACGACCAGCGCGTGGTGGACTGGCTGATCGACGAGTTCCGCAAGGATCAGGGCATCGACCTGGGCAAGGATCGCCAGGCTCTCCAGCGCCTGAAAGAGGCCGCCGAGAAGGCCAAGATCGAGCTTTCCAGCATGAGCCAGACCGAGATCAACCTGCCGTTCATCACGGCCGACGCCAGCGGCCCCAAGCACCTGCAGCTGAACATCACCCGCGCCAAGTTCGAGCAGCTCACCAACGACCTGACCGAGCGGCTCAAGGGGCCGTTCCAGCAGGCGCTGCGCGATGCGGGCATCACCGCAGGCGGCCTGGACGAGGTGGTGCTGGTCGGCGGCTCGACCCGCATGCCCGTGGTGCAGGAGATGGTGCGCAAGATCACCGGCAAGGAGCCGAACAAGTCGGTGAACCCCGACGAGGTGGTGGCGATCGGCGCGGCCATCCAGGCTGGCGTGCTGGGCGGCGAGGTGAAGGACGTGGTGCTGCTGGATGTCACCCCGCTCTCGCTGGGCGTGGAGACCATGGGCGGCATCATGACGCGGCTGATCGAGCGCAACACCACCATCCCCACCCGCAAGAGCGAGATCTTCTCGACGGCGGCGGATGGCCAGACGGCGGTGGACATCCACATCCTCCAGGGCGAGCGCGAGATGGCACCCGACAACATGACGCTGGGCCGCTTCCGGCTGGAGGGCATCCCATCCGCCCCGCGCGGCGTGCCCCAGATCGAGGTCACGTTCGACATCGACGCCAACGGCATCCTGAACGTGAGCGCCAAGGACCGCGCCACCAACAAGGAGCAGCGCATCACCATCACGGCCTCGACCAACCTGAACAAGGATGAGATCGACCGGATGGTGCGCGACGCCGAGTCGCACGCCAGCGACGACAAGCGCCGCCGCGAGCTGGTGGAGCTGAAGAACCAGGCCGACAGCACGACCTACCAGGCCGAGAAGACCCTGGGCGAGCTTGGCGACAAGGTCGACGGCGTGCAGAAGGCCAAGATCGAGGGCCTGATCAAAGACCTGCGCGAGGCTATCTCGCAGGAGGACGAGATGAAGATGAAGTCGCTCTCGGCGGATCTTCAGCAGGCGATCATGCAGCTGGGCCAGGCAGCCTACAGCCAGGATGGCAGCGCGGGCGGCAGCAGCAGCGCCCCCAAGGACGATGGCGTGGTCGAGGGCGAGTACACCGTCGAGTAG